The genomic segment GGGTCAGCGCCATGACACGGCTTCGATTGAACACGAGCGCAATCGGAAGCTCGAGCTCGCGGATGACATCCAGCATCCGCGGAGCGGTGCTCGCATCCGCATCGACAAGGTACTGGCCTGCATCGAACGGTATTCCGCGCTCCTTAAGACGAGCCGCGAAAGCTGGAGGAAGGGGCGGCGCGAGAGCCGCCGTAAGGCCGCCGTTCGGGAAGTGCACGATCGCACCGTTCTCTGCGACCACGCCGTCGACAAAACTGAGCTCGCCAGCGACGCGCTGAAGGTCGTCCAGAGTCCGGCCCGTCACGAGCATCATGCTGACGCCGCGGTGGCGCGCCTCCGCGATCGCCTCGCGTACAGCTGGGTCCAGACGGTCGTCGCGTGCGATGGTGCCGTCGTAGTCCAGCGCCAGAACCGAGAGCTTCAAGGTGTCCAACCTTGCTGCTCATGCGGCGACCCGGGGTTCGGCTTCCGGCAACGGAAGCCGTGGATGCGTGGCTCCCGTGGATGCGGGCTTCGATTGCGCGGTGGCCGCCGAACAGGCGCGGCCGAGCGACCAGCCTGGTGTGTCGCGCCCGCAGTGGTCGCAGCGCAGCCACAGTCGTTCCGGCGCTCGAACCATCATGTCGTCGTGCCCGAAGAGGAGGCACCAGAGCGAAAAAGACATCTCGACTACGTGTTAAGGCAACGTCCGGGCCAATCACACGCATCGAACAGGCCCGTACCGCATATCCAGACAGGGTGAAGACACCGCGATCGACTACAAAGTGAAACGCGTATCCTTCTTCCTGAAAGGAGGAACCCGCACCACGTCGCGTCAGGCGCCGGTTGACACTTCAGAGAGGAGGGATGAGGGATTGCGACGCGACGTCATGCGCTCACGCCGCTCGGCCACCTCACGGCTCTCCTCGCAGTCCTTGCACCGCACCGCAAAGGGCAGCGCTCTAAGGCGTGGTTCGGCAATCTCGTCCCCGCACTCGAGACAGAGGCCGTAGGTGCCCTCACTGATCCTCCGGAGCGCCGTGTTGATTCTGTCCAGCGTCTCCGACTTCATCTGGAGCAACGCGAACCCGATCTCCTCCTGGATATCGGTATCCGATGTTTCGCCCTCGTCGAGCACGTTGTGCTCGTGGGTGTTCTCGGCTCGCGCGTCGCGAATCTTGGCGTGCACCTCGCGCACGAGTTCGAGGCGGCGCTCCTCGAGCATTGCCTTCAGCTCCTGATAACGGCTCTCCGTGATCAATGCCTTGGTCGTCTTCCTTGCCATGATGCCTGTCGCCCTTCTTGCGACGGACGATGCGCCCGTCGCCGAATCCGTCCGGCTCGCCGACTCCGCGTGTGTTGGTCGACAGGCAGTTTCGATGCCAGAGAAGAGCGAGCGCGCCTAACACTCCTGCGTCTGAGCGACTGCCCGCGTGGCGTGGCTTGCGGTGCTGGCTGCGGATCAGGCAGATGCTCAACCAACGGTGTGATACGGGGCACTCGCTCTCATTTCATTTCGAAATCACTGTTTCCTTGTGCAACGTCACCAGTTGGCGTCGGCCGGTCGGCGTTGAGAGTTCCCGGCCTCTTTCCAGACGACAGCCAGGTGAGAAGGGTGGCGCGGGCGTTGCCCCGTTGGGGGCAGGATGGCCACGCCCATGCGCATCTTCGGACAGATGGAAAACCAGGGGCACGAGCAGGTCGTGTTCGTGCAGGACTCAGAAGCCGGCCTCACCGCGATTGTCGCAATCCACAACACGGTGCTCGGTCCCGCGCTGGGCGGTACGCGGCTGTATCCCTACGCCACCGAGGAACAGGCGCTCCGCGACGTGATGGAGCTTTCTCGCGGGATGACATACAAGGCCGCAGCCGCGGGGCTGCCACTCGGTGGCGGCAAGGCGGTCATCATCGGCGATCCGCTCAAGAACAAGAGCGAACGGTTGTTCCGGACATTCGGCGAGTTCGTCCAGCGCATGAATGGCTTGTTCTACACGGGCGAGGATGTTGGCACCGACACGTCGGACATGGACATTGTCCGCAGGGCGACCCGATTCGTCGGCGGTGTGTCGCCTGAGCACGGCGGCGCCGGGGATCCCTCACCGGTCACCGCCTACGGCGTTCTGCAAGGCATGAGAGCGTGCGCAGCAGAACGCTGGGGGCGGGATTCTCTCGAAGGACGTCGTGTGGCAGTTCAGGGCCTCGGTAAGGTTGGCTGGGCTCTGATCGAACTCCTGCAACAGGCGAATGCCACGGTCATCGGCTGCGATGCAAACCCAGAACGGCGAGAGCAAGCTCGCAGGCAGCTCGGCATCCAGACCGTGGATACCGAGGACATTTACGACGTGCCGGCTGACATCTTCGCCCCTTGTGCGATGGGCGGTTCGATCTCCCAGCACACGCTGCCGCGGCTGAAGTGCGAGGTGATCGCGGGTTCGGCAAACAACCAGCTCGCCGGCGTGGACGTGCCCCGAGTGATCCTCGAACGGGGAATCCTGT from the Candidatus Eisenbacteria bacterium genome contains:
- a CDS encoding TraR/DksA family transcriptional regulator translates to MARKTTKALITESRYQELKAMLEERRLELVREVHAKIRDARAENTHEHNVLDEGETSDTDIQEEIGFALLQMKSETLDRINTALRRISEGTYGLCLECGDEIAEPRLRALPFAVRCKDCEESREVAERRERMTSRRNPSSLLSEVSTGA
- a CDS encoding Glu/Leu/Phe/Val dehydrogenase: MRIFGQMENQGHEQVVFVQDSEAGLTAIVAIHNTVLGPALGGTRLYPYATEEQALRDVMELSRGMTYKAAAAGLPLGGGKAVIIGDPLKNKSERLFRTFGEFVQRMNGLFYTGEDVGTDTSDMDIVRRATRFVGGVSPEHGGAGDPSPVTAYGVLQGMRACAAERWGRDSLEGRRVAVQGLGKVGWALIELLQQANATVIGCDANPERREQARRQLGIQTVDTEDIYDVPADIFAPCAMGGSISQHTLPRLKCEVIAGSANNQLAGVDVPRVILERGILYAPDYVINAGGLINVYVELHGYDRTRALALTREIYSRLRKVFAVAHDLGIPTSVAADRIVEQRLAQGRRERTSNGASAADISGNPATSIAGVVAQPH